GTTATGTACTGGAGCCCTGGGAACAAACCGTCTTCAATTCAGTTTTGCTCATCATCGTGGCTATGGTTCTATATACAGCCTATGTCTTCATTCCAATTCACATTCGTCTGGCACTGGAGTTCTTCTCTGGCCTCGGAGCAGGTCAGCTTGAAAGCACAGTGGCCATCATGACTTAACACATATTAATTGTAAATATCAAGACTATTTTGAAAAAGGAAACTCCTGTGAATCTAAGGACCTTATGACAACTCTGGCATGGGCTTTGAACTTACTTTCTGGCTGCAGTCTTATTTCTTATGCATCTCAATCAACTTGTGATCCAAGTAATGCAGTAAATGGCATTCTATGTAGAAAATAAAGCATTTAGTAGTTAAAGTGGTGAATCCACAGACGTAAGGTAACAAAAA
This window of the Scyliorhinus torazame isolate Kashiwa2021f chromosome 14, sScyTor2.1, whole genome shotgun sequence genome carries:
- the sptssb gene encoding serine palmitoyltransferase small subunit B, with protein sequence MDVKGVKDTLSWLFYQYLLVTCSYVLEPWEQTVFNSVLLIIVAMVLYTAYVFIPIHIRLALEFFSGLGAGQLESTVAIMT